A window from Mya arenaria isolate MELC-2E11 chromosome 9, ASM2691426v1 encodes these proteins:
- the LOC128203605 gene encoding L-rhamnose-binding lectin ELEL-1-like, with the protein MYTVAVFLFAVCAVLAVSSVSGDAILCEGSKGYIQCPPGQKIAVYNAYYGRTHNGSICPHAVTSDQNCRASGSFNKIKNACHNEQRCYLAANNGVYGDPCRGTYKYIEVKFSCVQA; encoded by the exons atgtacacAGTTGCTGTATTTCTGTTTGCCGTTTGTGCAGTTCTAGCTGTGAGCTCAG TTTCGGGAGATGCGATTTTATGCGAGGGTTCGAAAGGTTACATCCAGTGTCCTCCTGGCCAGAAGATAGCAGTTTATAACGCTTACTACGGAAGAACACACAATGGAAGTATCTGTCCCCATGCCGTCACTTCCGACCAGAATTGCCGCGCATCTGGCTCCTTCAACAAAATCAAGAATGCTTGCCACAATgaacag CGATGCTACTTGGCGGCAAATAATGGAGTGTATGGAGATCCTTGCCGTGGAACGTACAAATACATTGAAGTGAAGTTCTCATGTGTGCAGGCATAA
- the LOC128203616 gene encoding L-rhamnose-binding lectin ELEL-1-like isoform X1, with translation MNLSSYLALNRFDISFIFVCKSFSEDAILCEGSKGYIQCPPGQKIAVYNAYYGRTHNGSICPHAVTSDQNCRASGSFNKIKNACHNEQRCYLAANNGVYGDPCRGTYKYIEVKFSCVQA, from the exons ATGAATCTAAGCTCATATCTTGCCTTAAATCGATTTGacattagttttatatttgtatgcaaATCAT TTTCGGAAGATGCGATTTTATGCGAGGGTTCGAAAGGTTACATCCAGTGTCCTCCTGGCCAGAAGATAGCAGTTTATAACGCTTACTACGGAAGAACACACAATGGAAGTATCTGTCCCCATGCCGTCACTTCCGACCAGAATTGCCGCGCATCTGGCTCCTTCAACAAAATCAAGAATGCTTGCCACAATgaacag CGATGCTACTTGGCGGCAAATAATGGAGTGTATGGAGATCCTTGCCGTGGAACGTACAAATACATTGAAGTGAAGTTCTCATGTGTGCAGGCATAA
- the LOC128203616 gene encoding L-rhamnose-binding lectin ELEL-1-like isoform X2 yields MYTVAVFLFAVCAVLAVSSVSEDAILCEGSKGYIQCPPGQKIAVYNAYYGRTHNGSICPHAVTSDQNCRASGSFNKIKNACHNEQRCYLAANNGVYGDPCRGTYKYIEVKFSCVQA; encoded by the exons atgtacacAGTTGCTGTATTTCTGTTTGCCGTATGTGCAGTTCTAGCTGTGAGCTCAG TTTCGGAAGATGCGATTTTATGCGAGGGTTCGAAAGGTTACATCCAGTGTCCTCCTGGCCAGAAGATAGCAGTTTATAACGCTTACTACGGAAGAACACACAATGGAAGTATCTGTCCCCATGCCGTCACTTCCGACCAGAATTGCCGCGCATCTGGCTCCTTCAACAAAATCAAGAATGCTTGCCACAATgaacag CGATGCTACTTGGCGGCAAATAATGGAGTGTATGGAGATCCTTGCCGTGGAACGTACAAATACATTGAAGTGAAGTTCTCATGTGTGCAGGCATAA